The following proteins come from a genomic window of Thermoproteus sp.:
- a CDS encoding putative RNA uridine N3 methyltransferase, with the protein MDIAIPHDVLAEAPDEESKVRKLGYIARGAAAFRVENIIIYTYGRVDWDEVERMRLLLEYAATPPHLRKKVFKLDRRLRLAGLLPPLKIPSHLVSREPSVGDVIEGVVERWDGYYSMVYIGGRKYAKVPKPYPIGSRLIVKIEAETDRPDIFRAVVLKNPPDYWGYKVAVRPFRQLAEGYDVVIYTGREGRSICEGLPRPMGKVLVVFGGPRAGVDEIAKAEGVELKGYFLNFAPRQGVETIRTEEAVFIVLALLNYAEVCSVGRPVRSPT; encoded by the coding sequence GTGGATATCGCAATACCTCACGACGTATTGGCTGAGGCCCCCGACGAGGAGAGCAAGGTGAGGAAGTTGGGGTATATCGCTAGAGGTGCCGCCGCGTTTAGGGTCGAGAACATAATCATATATACCTATGGGCGGGTCGATTGGGACGAGGTGGAGCGGATGAGGCTGTTGTTGGAATATGCGGCCACTCCGCCACATTTGAGGAAAAAGGTCTTTAAGCTCGATAGGAGGCTGAGACTCGCAGGTCTCTTGCCGCCGCTCAAAATACCCAGTCATTTGGTCTCCAGAGAGCCCTCAGTCGGCGATGTGATTGAGGGGGTCGTGGAGCGTTGGGACGGCTACTACTCGATGGTGTATATAGGCGGAAGGAAATATGCGAAGGTCCCCAAGCCGTATCCCATAGGCTCCCGCCTCATAGTGAAGATAGAAGCGGAGACCGATAGGCCCGACATATTTAGGGCCGTAGTCCTGAAGAACCCGCCGGACTATTGGGGCTATAAGGTGGCGGTCAGGCCCTTTAGGCAACTAGCGGAGGGCTACGACGTCGTCATCTATACAGGTAGGGAAGGGAGATCCATATGTGAAGGCCTTCCGAGGCCTATGGGGAAAGTCTTGGTGGTCTTCGGGGGGCCTAGAGCTGGCGTTGACGAGATAGCCAAGGCGGAGGGCGTCGAGCTTAAGGGCTATTTCCTGAACTTCGCCCCTAGGCAGGGCGTGGAGACCATAAGGACCGAGGAGGCCGTGTTTATAGTCTTGGCGTTGCTTAACTACGCCGAGGTGTGTAGCGTAGGGAGGCCCGTTAGGTCACCTACTTAA
- the cc1 gene encoding DNA-binding protein CC1, with the protein MPQKLKFYDIKAKQAFETDKYETVEKNTARGPMIFAVATSPYTGIKVWRLIGKKK; encoded by the coding sequence ATGCCCCAAAAGCTCAAGTTCTACGACATTAAGGCTAAGCAGGCGTTCGAGACGGATAAGTATGAGACTGTGGAGAAGAATACTGCCAGAGGCCCCATGATATTTGCAGTAGCCACCTCACCCTACACAGGCATAAAAGTCTGGAGACTAATAGGCAAGAAGAAATAA
- a CDS encoding vitamin K epoxide reductase family protein, whose protein sequence is MGRRAWFALLVVFSAGGLASSALVLYMWYVLGHMPPGCYLPQTVLPGVTIDCVKVLSSQYAHIGPIPLDGLAAIWFSLNIALVATYFYSERQYILRTLFYWRLLGLAILPYLLYIEFVVLQALCLYCTIMHIFIIIDFILISIFIKRIKS, encoded by the coding sequence ATGGGACGTAGGGCTTGGTTCGCGTTGTTGGTGGTCTTTTCTGCGGGGGGATTGGCCTCGTCGGCCCTCGTGCTCTATATGTGGTATGTCTTAGGCCACATGCCGCCAGGTTGCTATCTGCCCCAAACGGTTCTCCCTGGCGTCACTATAGACTGTGTCAAGGTCCTCTCCAGCCAGTACGCCCACATAGGCCCGATCCCCCTAGATGGGCTGGCAGCAATATGGTTCTCCCTCAACATAGCGCTAGTTGCGACGTACTTCTACTCCGAGAGGCAGTACATATTGAGGACTTTATTTTACTGGCGCCTATTGGGGCTCGCCATATTGCCCTATCTGTTGTATATAGAATTCGTCGTGCTCCAAGCTTTATGTCTATATTGTACTATTATGCATATATTTATAATAATCGATTTTATATTAATATCAATATTTATAAAAAGAATAAAAAGTTAA
- a CDS encoding sugar phosphate transferase, translating to MELALVGSLKPRLLVPAAYAIVGGFRIVELVALSLCGKHDGATIYIEGRDLGLPLSLDRYCKVDVRFGPIPDDIPKVDVSVAPYLLKSPRLDCGGHKVDLEVGGEPLRDCRPLETYADIVANNVEVMKWALAKLKELGVDLIRGEVGGIVKGDVLIWGKTYEYTYVAGPAVIGPQSEVLPFSYVRPGAVLYYGVKARDEVKNSVMDAFSYKEHHGYLGDSYVAAFVNFGAGTTVSNLKNTLGPIRPSYSSASYAKLGPIIGEFVKTAIGSLIYGGKYIGPLSHIYGLVDKDVPPLTIYRNGETAPMDRSKIPQLVERDLARFGLRDKLETYLAHIEALLA from the coding sequence ATGGAGCTGGCTCTAGTTGGGAGCCTTAAGCCCAGGCTGTTGGTGCCGGCGGCCTACGCCATAGTCGGCGGCTTTAGGATCGTCGAGCTTGTCGCCCTCTCGCTTTGTGGAAAGCACGACGGCGCCACTATCTACATAGAGGGCCGGGACCTCGGCCTCCCCCTATCGTTGGACAGATACTGTAAAGTCGACGTGAGGTTCGGCCCCATCCCGGACGACATCCCTAAAGTAGACGTCTCTGTGGCGCCCTACCTCTTGAAGTCGCCTAGACTGGACTGCGGCGGCCATAAGGTCGATTTGGAGGTGGGCGGAGAGCCCCTAAGGGACTGCAGGCCCCTGGAGACCTACGCCGATATAGTGGCCAACAACGTGGAGGTCATGAAGTGGGCCTTGGCGAAATTGAAGGAGCTCGGCGTCGACTTGATCAGAGGCGAGGTCGGCGGCATCGTGAAGGGGGACGTTTTGATATGGGGCAAGACCTACGAATATACATATGTGGCGGGCCCCGCCGTGATAGGCCCCCAGTCGGAAGTCCTGCCCTTCTCCTACGTCAGGCCTGGCGCCGTTCTGTACTACGGCGTCAAGGCGAGAGACGAGGTTAAGAACTCGGTGATGGACGCCTTCAGCTATAAGGAACATCACGGCTACCTCGGGGACAGCTACGTCGCGGCCTTTGTGAACTTCGGCGCGGGGACCACTGTCTCCAACTTGAAGAACACCTTGGGCCCCATAAGGCCCAGCTACAGCTCGGCCTCTTACGCCAAGCTGGGTCCCATAATAGGCGAGTTCGTCAAGACGGCGATAGGGTCGTTGATTTACGGCGGCAAGTATATAGGCCCGCTTTCCCATATCTACGGCCTTGTGGATAAGGACGTCCCACCGCTCACTATATATAGAAACGGCGAGACGGCGCCCATGGATAGATCCAAAATCCCGCAGTTGGTAGAGCGAGATCTCGCTAGGTTCGGACTTAGAGATAAGTTGGAAACATATTTAGCGCACATAGAGGCATTACTGGCATAG
- a CDS encoding DEAD/DEAH box helicase, with the protein MTFAALHEAIRRALAERGFDEPTEPQRLAIPLILEGHNVLIIAPTGSGKTEAAILPIFSKLLELSPKDPGIYVLYITPLRALNRDLLDRLKWWGSKLGISVDVRHGDTDEADRQRQSRNPPHMLITTPEMLQAILTGKRLLEHLKQLRWVVVDEVHELAEDKRGVQLSVTLERLRYHAGRDLQIVGLSATVGSVDEVAKFLFGVDRPYKIVQVNIVRRMKLDVIRPMPTEKDREDAQRLSMHEEVVARLRAIKELVESHKTTLIFVNTRSMAELLGFRLAQAYPDLPISVHHSSLSKMVRLSVESGLKNGELKAVVATSSLELGIDIGHVDLVIQYISPHQVVRLVQRVGRSGHKLTLMPKGVIIGEDINDVLEAFEIIRRAKAGLLEATKVPYKPYDVLANQIAAFLMLKPRWRIQELYEVIRRAYPYRDLTPDELRRVAKFMSQLRPRLALYFEEDDVVVRPRNRGFYRYFYETLSMIPDERQYAVINVKTGELIGTLDEAFVAEYGTPGVKFVFRGRPWIITEVDGRAIKVAEINDPTGAIPSWVGEEIPVPFEVAQGVGALKRRLRGLDRADAVRVLRDMGMAEEVARYVVEELFKQPAEFLPDDKTIVVEQFAENIVIVHAHLGTLANRTLSKLLGELLIKELEIPVGFHQDPYSVIIQASRPLDAELVAKTIYKLAGLQPTELAELVKAALVKSGSFKRRFLHVAKRFGAIDKEADIYSVSIGKLVEAFSGTPVFDEVLREALEQDIDLESLWRVLQDLKEGRAALKVVRGQTYLGKVAYDKLAHRLEVIPPERLRRLVLESTKARLLNTSMVFVCADCGWTGLMKVGEVYELKCPKCGGPLGVIRYFSTDNIEREVKRRAEEAARTRALLEKYGWKGLYALASRVPTEDLEALLAKTNGADLNKLTEILIEAEKEHLKARLLEQ; encoded by the coding sequence GTGACCTTCGCCGCGTTGCATGAAGCGATTAGGAGGGCCCTCGCCGAGAGGGGCTTCGACGAGCCGACAGAGCCCCAGAGGCTCGCCATACCCCTAATACTCGAGGGCCACAACGTGTTGATTATAGCGCCCACGGGGTCCGGCAAGACCGAGGCGGCCATACTGCCCATATTCTCCAAGTTGCTCGAGCTGAGCCCTAAAGACCCCGGCATCTATGTGCTCTACATAACGCCGCTTAGGGCCCTCAATCGGGACCTTCTGGACAGGCTCAAGTGGTGGGGCTCTAAGTTGGGCATATCGGTCGACGTTAGGCACGGCGATACGGACGAGGCCGATAGGCAGAGGCAGAGCCGCAACCCGCCGCATATGCTCATAACGACGCCTGAGATGCTACAGGCTATATTGACGGGGAAGAGACTCTTAGAGCACTTGAAGCAGTTGAGGTGGGTCGTCGTGGACGAAGTCCACGAGCTGGCGGAAGACAAAAGGGGCGTCCAGTTGAGCGTCACGTTGGAGCGGCTGAGATATCACGCCGGGAGGGACCTACAAATAGTGGGTCTCTCTGCGACGGTTGGCTCTGTCGACGAGGTGGCGAAGTTCCTCTTCGGGGTAGATAGGCCCTACAAGATAGTCCAAGTGAACATAGTTAGGCGCATGAAGCTCGACGTTATTAGGCCTATGCCGACCGAGAAGGATCGGGAAGACGCCCAGAGACTTTCCATGCATGAGGAGGTGGTAGCCAGGCTGAGGGCCATCAAGGAGCTAGTGGAGAGCCACAAGACCACGTTGATCTTCGTGAACACCAGGAGCATGGCAGAGCTCCTAGGCTTCAGGCTGGCCCAAGCCTACCCCGACCTGCCCATCTCGGTCCACCACTCCTCGCTCTCCAAGATGGTGAGGCTCTCCGTGGAGAGCGGCTTGAAGAACGGCGAGCTCAAGGCGGTGGTCGCCACGTCGAGCTTAGAGCTAGGCATAGATATAGGCCATGTGGATTTGGTGATACAATACATCTCGCCCCACCAGGTGGTGAGGCTTGTGCAGAGGGTCGGCAGGAGCGGACATAAGTTGACCTTAATGCCGAAGGGGGTAATAATTGGGGAGGACATAAACGACGTCCTAGAGGCCTTCGAGATCATAAGGAGGGCCAAGGCGGGCCTCCTCGAGGCCACTAAGGTCCCCTACAAGCCCTACGACGTCTTGGCCAACCAGATCGCTGCCTTTCTGATGTTGAAGCCGCGATGGAGGATACAGGAGCTCTACGAGGTGATTAGGCGGGCGTATCCCTATAGGGACTTGACGCCGGACGAGTTGAGGAGGGTGGCGAAGTTCATGAGCCAGTTGAGGCCGCGGCTGGCCCTATACTTCGAGGAGGACGACGTGGTGGTCAGGCCGCGCAATAGGGGGTTCTATAGGTACTTCTACGAGACGCTCTCGATGATACCGGACGAGAGGCAATACGCCGTGATAAACGTCAAGACGGGCGAGCTCATTGGGACTCTAGACGAGGCCTTTGTGGCTGAATACGGTACTCCGGGCGTGAAGTTTGTATTTAGGGGGAGGCCTTGGATCATCACGGAGGTCGATGGGAGGGCCATAAAGGTCGCCGAGATAAACGACCCGACTGGCGCCATACCCAGCTGGGTCGGCGAGGAGATACCGGTGCCGTTCGAAGTGGCTCAAGGCGTCGGCGCGCTGAAGAGAAGACTTAGAGGTCTGGACAGGGCCGATGCTGTGAGGGTCTTGAGGGATATGGGGATGGCCGAAGAGGTCGCTAGATATGTAGTGGAGGAGCTGTTCAAACAGCCGGCGGAATTCCTGCCAGACGACAAGACCATAGTGGTGGAGCAATTCGCCGAGAATATCGTAATAGTCCACGCCCACCTCGGCACGTTGGCCAACAGGACTTTGTCTAAATTGTTGGGCGAGCTCTTGATAAAAGAATTGGAGATCCCCGTGGGCTTCCACCAAGACCCATATTCTGTAATCATACAAGCCTCGAGGCCCCTAGACGCGGAGCTGGTCGCCAAGACCATATACAAGCTGGCCGGCCTCCAGCCCACAGAGCTGGCGGAGTTAGTCAAAGCCGCCTTGGTGAAATCGGGATCCTTCAAGAGGAGGTTTTTACATGTGGCTAAGAGGTTCGGCGCCATAGACAAAGAGGCCGACATATATAGCGTGAGCATCGGGAAGCTAGTGGAGGCCTTCAGCGGCACGCCTGTCTTTGACGAGGTGTTGAGGGAGGCCTTAGAGCAAGACATAGACCTGGAGTCTTTATGGCGGGTCCTCCAGGACCTAAAGGAGGGGCGCGCGGCCCTAAAGGTCGTGAGGGGCCAGACCTATCTGGGCAAGGTCGCTTACGACAAGCTCGCCCACAGACTGGAAGTAATTCCGCCAGAGAGGCTGAGGCGGCTGGTGTTGGAGAGCACTAAGGCAAGACTGTTGAATACCTCTATGGTCTTCGTCTGCGCCGATTGCGGCTGGACGGGACTGATGAAAGTCGGCGAGGTCTACGAGTTGAAGTGCCCCAAGTGCGGAGGGCCTCTAGGCGTGATCAGATACTTCTCTACGGACAACATCGAGCGCGAAGTGAAGCGTAGAGCCGAGGAGGCCGCCAGGACCAGAGCCCTCTTGGAGAAATACGGCTGGAAGGGCCTATACGCGCTGGCCAGTAGGGTGCCCACTGAGGACCTCGAGGCGCTCCTTGCGAAGACCAACGGCGCCGATTTGAACAAGCTGACCGAGATTTTAATCGAGGCGGAGAAGGAGCACCTAAAGGCGAGACTCCTAGAGCAGTAG
- a CDS encoding CBS domain-containing protein, with the protein MDVLSTPLSQVATKNVVTIGEKDRVVDALRKMVELDIRRLPIVKDKTLLGIITALDVLDAIYSFLESGEKSLYGDVYMRPALEFATRNVITARPDMTVGEAISLFLKHNFGSMPIVDDEGRLVGIFTEWDAMKIVAQAGFPHQVRDVMTRIVYVLTRYSTVMDALEGITVYRFRRYPIVDERGKVISMLHVKDVLRYFSDENTLNRAREGEVDEIVNEYAINIAKSPIFLATPDDYVTDVVKKMLEYDVGGVPVVDRETGNVIGMVTEKTLLLLFA; encoded by the coding sequence GTGGATGTCTTGAGTACGCCCCTGTCTCAAGTGGCCACTAAAAACGTAGTGACTATAGGCGAGAAGGATAGAGTCGTCGACGCCCTCCGCAAAATGGTGGAGCTAGACATAAGGAGGTTGCCCATAGTGAAGGACAAGACTCTCCTCGGCATAATTACCGCGCTGGACGTCCTCGACGCGATATATTCCTTTTTGGAGTCCGGCGAGAAGTCTCTCTACGGCGACGTATATATGCGCCCCGCCCTGGAGTTCGCAACCCGCAATGTGATCACCGCCAGGCCGGACATGACGGTCGGCGAGGCGATCTCACTGTTCCTGAAGCACAACTTCGGCTCGATGCCTATAGTCGACGACGAGGGGAGGCTGGTTGGCATATTCACAGAGTGGGACGCCATGAAGATAGTGGCTCAAGCCGGCTTCCCCCATCAGGTGAGGGACGTGATGACTCGCATAGTCTACGTGCTTACTAGATACTCCACCGTGATGGACGCCCTGGAGGGCATAACGGTCTATAGGTTTAGGCGCTATCCCATTGTGGACGAGAGGGGCAAGGTCATCTCTATGTTGCACGTGAAGGACGTCTTGAGGTATTTCTCCGACGAAAATACGCTAAATAGGGCCAGGGAGGGCGAGGTCGACGAGATAGTAAATGAATATGCCATAAACATAGCTAAGTCGCCCATCTTTCTGGCCACGCCCGACGACTATGTGACCGACGTCGTTAAGAAGATGTTGGAGTACGACGTAGGCGGCGTGCCGGTGGTGGACAGAGAGACGGGCAACGTGATCGGGATGGTCACCGAGAAGACTCTACTCCTTCTCTTCGCCTAA
- a CDS encoding XTP/dITP diphosphatase has product MKIFFATSNPNKVVEARSVLRRYSIDVEQKKVKKLEIQADDVEAIAEAAASRLCQEGEDLIVVEDDGLYIKALNGFPGPYSEYVYRTLGLSGVLKLLEGVVDRGAVFKSAVAICIGGSVKVFTGLVEGYISDRPRGLGGFGFDPIFIPKGYVKTFAELGVDEKSSISHRAKAFTALAEWLKTYK; this is encoded by the coding sequence ATGAAGATATTCTTCGCGACTTCTAACCCCAATAAGGTAGTTGAGGCGCGGTCGGTCCTTCGTAGGTATTCAATCGATGTGGAGCAGAAAAAAGTCAAGAAGTTAGAAATACAGGCGGACGACGTAGAGGCCATAGCTGAGGCGGCCGCGTCGAGGCTCTGCCAGGAGGGCGAGGACTTGATAGTGGTGGAAGACGACGGGCTTTACATAAAGGCTCTCAACGGCTTTCCGGGCCCCTATTCGGAATACGTCTATCGCACTTTAGGCCTTTCGGGCGTGCTCAAACTGCTGGAGGGCGTTGTGGATAGGGGCGCCGTCTTCAAGTCGGCGGTGGCTATATGTATAGGCGGCTCTGTCAAGGTCTTTACGGGGCTGGTGGAGGGGTATATTTCGGACAGACCTAGGGGACTCGGCGGCTTTGGCTTCGACCCGATATTCATACCTAAGGGCTACGTCAAGACGTTTGCAGAGCTTGGCGTAGACGAAAAGTCTTCGATTTCCCATAGGGCCAAGGCTTTTACCGCCTTGGCGGAGTGGTTGAAGACATATAAATAA
- a CDS encoding thioredoxin family protein, producing the protein MGEATPIGPAPVEVPHIEVDEETKEIIKETLSQMESPVEINFFKNNSCGGRETNWCVPTEELLDLLSQLAPPDKLVVKKYDVDRDADAAAKFGVDASRVPAIYFGDGFIRYWGAPLGEEVRAFIETIVRLSTGRTGLRARTKNELATLVEKAQKRVYVMTVVTPSCPYCPYAVLLANMFAYESKGKVVSVMVEAYENPDIADQYGVTGVPAVILLREGDPMGNMEFVGVPPEHELLARVKEYAGV; encoded by the coding sequence ATGGGAGAAGCAACGCCTATAGGCCCTGCGCCTGTCGAGGTGCCTCATATAGAGGTCGACGAGGAGACTAAAGAGATCATCAAGGAGACTTTATCCCAAATGGAATCTCCAGTTGAAATTAACTTTTTCAAGAACAACAGTTGTGGGGGGAGGGAGACCAATTGGTGTGTCCCCACGGAGGAGCTCCTAGACCTGTTGAGCCAGCTGGCTCCCCCCGATAAGTTGGTCGTAAAGAAGTACGACGTAGATAGAGATGCAGACGCGGCGGCTAAATTTGGAGTAGACGCCTCTCGAGTCCCTGCGATATATTTCGGCGATGGGTTTATTAGGTATTGGGGCGCCCCGCTGGGCGAAGAAGTGAGGGCCTTCATAGAGACTATCGTGAGGCTCTCCACAGGCCGTACCGGCCTTAGAGCCAGGACTAAAAACGAGCTGGCTACTCTTGTCGAAAAGGCCCAGAAGAGAGTATACGTGATGACTGTCGTCACGCCGTCTTGTCCCTACTGCCCCTACGCAGTCCTTCTGGCCAATATGTTCGCCTATGAGAGCAAAGGCAAGGTGGTCTCCGTCATGGTGGAGGCCTACGAGAACCCCGATATAGCCGACCAGTACGGCGTCACCGGGGTCCCCGCCGTCATATTGTTGAGGGAGGGAGACCCGATGGGCAATATGGAATTCGTGGGGGTGCCGCCTGAACACGAGCTGTTGGCTCGCGTCAAGGAGTACGCAGGCGTTTAA
- a CDS encoding malate dehydrogenase, with the protein MITVVGSGRVGATTAAMLGVLGVDNKIVLIDIVKGLPQGEALDLNHMSSILGLDVYYTGSNDYADMKGSDLVIVTAGLPRKPGMTREQLLEQNAEIVYNIGKEIVKYAPDSVVILTTNPLDAMTYVMWRATGFPRERVIGFSGVLDGGRLAFYAGQKLGVSPASIIPIVLGQHGESMFPVPSKSFVHGVPLDKLLRPEELKEVVDETVKAGARITELRGFSSNWGPGAGVAIMAKAVKRDERRALIASVVLKGEYGVTDVPVEVPIVLGRGGALKVLEVELNSEEKVKFAQSVEAIRKLLSSLPPKYK; encoded by the coding sequence ATGATAACGGTAGTCGGAAGCGGAAGGGTGGGCGCCACCACGGCCGCGATGCTCGGCGTTTTGGGCGTCGACAACAAGATAGTACTTATAGACATAGTGAAGGGCCTCCCGCAAGGCGAGGCGTTGGATCTAAACCACATGTCTTCGATATTGGGCCTCGATGTCTATTATACGGGGTCTAACGACTATGCCGACATGAAGGGTAGCGATCTGGTGATAGTGACCGCCGGACTCCCCAGGAAGCCCGGCATGACCAGGGAACAGCTGTTGGAACAAAACGCCGAGATAGTGTACAATATAGGTAAGGAGATAGTTAAATACGCCCCCGACTCGGTCGTCATCCTTACCACGAACCCTCTAGACGCAATGACCTACGTCATGTGGAGGGCGACTGGCTTCCCGAGGGAGAGGGTGATAGGCTTCAGCGGCGTGTTGGACGGAGGGAGGCTGGCCTTCTACGCGGGGCAGAAGCTCGGAGTCTCGCCGGCGTCTATAATACCCATAGTCCTCGGCCAACATGGAGAGAGCATGTTCCCGGTGCCCAGCAAGAGCTTCGTCCATGGAGTCCCGCTGGACAAATTGTTAAGGCCTGAAGAGTTGAAAGAAGTCGTGGACGAGACGGTCAAGGCCGGCGCGCGTATTACGGAGCTCAGAGGCTTCTCTTCCAACTGGGGCCCTGGCGCTGGCGTCGCCATTATGGCTAAGGCCGTCAAGAGGGACGAACGGAGGGCCCTCATAGCCTCTGTGGTCCTCAAGGGCGAGTACGGCGTGACGGACGTGCCTGTCGAAGTCCCTATAGTATTGGGCAGAGGTGGGGCGTTGAAGGTCCTCGAGGTGGAGCTAAACTCTGAGGAGAAGGTAAAGTTCGCCCAAAGCGTAGAGGCCATACGTAAGCTCCTGTCCTCCCTGCCGCCTAAATATAAGTAG
- a CDS encoding FAD-dependent oxidoreductase: MVKVVIIGGGAAGASAAARARRLDPNAEITMIEAGSMITHAPCGIPYAVAGVVKSHEDLMTYTPEEFEKERNIKVLIRTKAVDVDPDKKTVTISRGDRTETLQWDKLIIATGAKPLVPKIPGVELGGILTVRLPDDVPLLKSELASASTVGIVGGGYIGVEMAEALLHLGKRVVLFEMMDRLLPTALDGDMAAIVAEEMKKRGVELHLGEKVVEFKGSGGRVSAVVTEKGEYKVDRVILAVGVRPDLDLAVKAGAKLGETGAVAVNEYMETAAPDVYAAGDVVEKVHRVTGRKVWIPLAPSANKEGQVAGGNAVKGRVLKFPGVVGTAVTKFFDLYIARTGLSEEEAQRYGFKYDKAVIKARTKAQYYPGYAQVHVKMIAEQSSGRILGVQVLGWDHIVAAYADIAAVAIERGATIEDLFFADIGYTPSTAPVWHPLIVAARVLSRGKL, translated from the coding sequence ATGGTCAAAGTGGTAATTATCGGCGGAGGGGCGGCTGGCGCCTCGGCGGCGGCTAGGGCGAGGCGCCTCGACCCCAACGCCGAAATAACTATGATAGAGGCTGGGTCCATGATAACCCACGCGCCCTGTGGGATACCCTATGCGGTGGCCGGAGTCGTGAAGAGCCATGAGGACCTCATGACCTACACCCCCGAGGAGTTTGAGAAGGAGAGGAACATAAAGGTGCTTATACGCACCAAGGCGGTCGACGTGGATCCCGACAAGAAGACGGTCACGATCTCTAGGGGCGATAGGACCGAGACGCTCCAGTGGGACAAGCTCATTATAGCGACGGGCGCTAAGCCTCTCGTCCCGAAGATACCGGGCGTGGAGCTCGGAGGGATATTGACTGTGAGGCTCCCCGACGACGTGCCCCTATTGAAGTCCGAATTGGCTTCGGCGTCCACTGTCGGAATAGTCGGCGGGGGCTATATAGGCGTGGAGATGGCCGAGGCGTTGCTCCATTTGGGCAAAAGGGTGGTCTTATTCGAGATGATGGACCGCCTTCTCCCTACGGCGCTTGACGGCGATATGGCCGCCATAGTGGCGGAGGAGATGAAGAAACGCGGTGTGGAGCTCCACCTCGGCGAGAAGGTGGTCGAGTTCAAGGGCTCTGGGGGGAGGGTATCGGCGGTGGTGACCGAAAAGGGCGAATACAAGGTGGATAGAGTCATTTTGGCTGTGGGGGTCAGGCCGGACTTGGACCTAGCGGTGAAGGCCGGGGCTAAGTTAGGCGAGACGGGGGCCGTTGCGGTGAACGAATATATGGAGACCGCAGCGCCGGACGTCTACGCGGCTGGCGACGTGGTGGAGAAGGTCCATAGGGTGACGGGCCGTAAGGTCTGGATCCCGCTGGCCCCTTCGGCCAACAAGGAAGGGCAGGTGGCGGGCGGCAACGCGGTCAAGGGGAGGGTCCTGAAGTTCCCCGGTGTCGTGGGGACTGCCGTCACTAAGTTTTTCGACCTCTATATAGCTAGGACTGGTCTGAGCGAGGAGGAGGCCCAGAGGTACGGCTTCAAATACGACAAGGCGGTGATCAAGGCCAGGACCAAGGCCCAATACTACCCCGGCTACGCGCAGGTCCACGTCAAGATGATTGCAGAGCAGTCCTCGGGGAGGATCCTAGGCGTACAGGTATTGGGTTGGGACCACATAGTGGCCGCATACGCCGACATAGCGGCTGTGGCTATCGAGCGCGGCGCCACCATTGAGGACCTCTTCTTCGCGGATATAGGCTATACCCCCTCCACGGCGCCCGTCTGGCACCCGCTGATAGTCGCCGCGAGAGTTCTGTCTAGAGGAAAGCTGTAA
- a CDS encoding thioredoxin family protein translates to MSTESNTSSELEAILKRKALQLLSGGRRCCQVKYPVGYELSSLEELNEAVRSCRVAFVMFFGRVCPYCKAFDPIFRSVGAKYSSLANFVKAEVERFAFTASALGVMGTPTTFAFVDGEPIEALPGFAIAPVFESFVVRNLRGARCS, encoded by the coding sequence ATGTCTACGGAGTCGAACACGTCAAGTGAGCTGGAGGCGATCCTCAAGAGGAAGGCCCTCCAGCTCCTGTCCGGCGGGCGGCGTTGTTGCCAGGTGAAGTACCCGGTGGGCTACGAGCTGTCCAGTCTGGAGGAGCTGAACGAGGCCGTGAGGAGCTGTAGGGTCGCATTCGTCATGTTTTTCGGCAGGGTCTGCCCCTACTGCAAGGCCTTCGACCCAATATTCCGTAGCGTCGGCGCCAAGTACTCCTCTCTCGCCAATTTCGTCAAGGCTGAGGTGGAGCGGTTTGCCTTCACGGCGTCGGCCCTCGGCGTCATGGGCACGCCCACCACATTCGCCTTCGTGGATGGGGAGCCCATCGAGGCGTTGCCGGGGTTCGCAATTGCCCCTGTCTTCGAGTCCTTTGTTGTCAGAAATTTAAGGGGGGCCCGTTGTAGTTAA